Proteins encoded within one genomic window of Polaribacter sp. NJDZ03:
- the scpA gene encoding methylmalonyl-CoA mutase — translation MSRKELQHIKLKNSDKNTKPSFIQEGFVAGIAPNLRGPYATMYVRRPWTIRQYAGFSTAEESNSFYRRNLKAGQKGLSIAFDLATHRGYDSDHERVQGDVGKAGVAIDSVEDMKILFDQIPLDKMSVSMTMNGAVLPILAFYIVAAEEQGVSLEQLSGTIQNDILKEFMVRNTYIYPPAPSMKIIADIFKFTSSKMPKFNSISISGYHMQEAGATAEIELAYTLADGLEYIRKGIEVGMEIDAFAPRLSFFWAIGMDHFTEIAKLRAARMLWAKIVKQFNPKNPKSLALRTHCQTSGWSLTAQDPFNNVARTTIEAMAAAFGGTQSLHTNALDEAIALPTDFSARIARNTQIYLQQETHITKTVDPWAGSYHVEKLTEDITNNAWKLICEIEELGGMTKAIEKGIPKMRIEEAAAIKQAKIDGERDVIVGVNKYQLKKEDPLHILEVDNEAVRSSQIKRLNHLKTTRNNTAVKTSLEALTEAAKSGKENLLDLAVKAAKNRATLGEISDALEIVFGRHKAVHKTISGVYSKEIKDDKLYNRAAELSDKFAELDGRRPRIMIAKLGQDGHDRGAKVVATGYADLGFDVDIGPLFQTPKEATKQAIENDVHILGISSLAAGHKTLVPQVIAELKKYGREDIMVIVGGVIPPQDYPFLLDAGAAGIFGPGTKIAQAAIDLLTILIDSTSE, via the coding sequence ATGAGTAGAAAAGAATTACAACATATAAAACTCAAAAACTCAGATAAAAACACAAAACCTTCTTTTATACAAGAAGGTTTTGTAGCTGGTATTGCTCCAAATTTAAGAGGTCCATATGCTACTATGTATGTTAGAAGACCTTGGACTATTAGACAATATGCGGGTTTTTCTACTGCAGAAGAAAGCAATTCTTTTTACAGAAGAAATTTAAAAGCTGGCCAGAAAGGACTGTCTATAGCTTTTGATTTAGCTACTCATAGGGGGTATGATTCCGATCATGAACGAGTACAAGGAGATGTTGGTAAAGCTGGTGTTGCGATCGATTCTGTAGAAGACATGAAGATTTTATTTGACCAAATTCCGTTAGATAAAATGTCTGTTTCCATGACTATGAATGGTGCTGTTTTACCCATTTTAGCTTTTTATATTGTTGCCGCAGAAGAACAAGGTGTTTCTTTAGAACAATTATCTGGTACTATCCAAAATGATATTCTAAAAGAGTTTATGGTTAGAAATACATACATCTACCCTCCTGCTCCATCTATGAAAATTATTGCAGATATTTTTAAATTTACAAGCAGTAAAATGCCAAAATTTAATTCTATATCTATTTCTGGTTACCACATGCAAGAAGCAGGTGCTACTGCAGAAATAGAATTAGCGTATACCCTTGCAGATGGTTTAGAATATATAAGAAAAGGAATTGAAGTAGGCATGGAAATAGATGCTTTTGCTCCTAGATTATCTTTTTTCTGGGCAATTGGTATGGATCATTTTACAGAAATTGCAAAATTACGAGCTGCAAGAATGTTATGGGCAAAAATTGTAAAACAATTTAATCCTAAAAATCCAAAATCTTTAGCCTTAAGAACGCATTGCCAAACTAGTGGTTGGTCTTTAACCGCACAAGACCCTTTTAACAATGTTGCCAGAACAACTATTGAGGCAATGGCTGCCGCTTTTGGTGGCACACAAAGTTTACACACAAATGCTTTAGATGAAGCTATTGCTTTACCTACAGATTTTTCTGCAAGAATTGCAAGAAACACACAAATATATTTACAACAAGAAACACATATAACAAAAACAGTAGATCCTTGGGCAGGAAGTTATCATGTAGAAAAACTAACAGAAGATATAACCAACAATGCTTGGAAATTAATTTGTGAGATTGAAGAACTTGGCGGCATGACAAAGGCCATTGAAAAGGGAATTCCTAAAATGCGTATTGAAGAAGCTGCAGCTATAAAACAAGCTAAAATAGATGGCGAAAGAGATGTAATTGTAGGGGTTAATAAATACCAGTTAAAAAAAGAAGATCCTTTACATATTTTAGAAGTTGATAATGAAGCTGTACGAAGTTCTCAAATTAAAAGATTAAACCATTTAAAAACTACTAGAAACAACACTGCAGTTAAAACGTCTTTAGAAGCGTTAACAGAAGCTGCAAAATCAGGAAAAGAAAACCTATTAGATTTAGCTGTAAAAGCAGCTAAAAACAGAGCAACTTTAGGAGAAATTTCTGATGCTTTAGAAATCGTTTTTGGAAGACACAAAGCAGTTCATAAAACAATTTCTGGGGTATATAGTAAAGAAATAAAAGACGATAAACTTTATAACAGAGCTGCAGAATTATCTGATAAATTTGCAGAGTTAGACGGAAGACGTCCAAGAATTATGATTGCCAAACTAGGGCAAGATGGTCATGACAGAGGCGCAAAAGTGGTGGCTACTGGTTATGCCGATTTAGGTTTTGATGTAGACATTGGTCCACTATTTCAAACACCAAAAGAAGCCACAAAACAAGCCATAGAAAATGATGTTCATATTTTAGGAATATCTTCTTTAGCGGCAGGTCATAAAACATTAGTTCCGCAAGTTATTGCAGAACTAAAAAAATACGGACGAGAAGACATTATGGTTATTGTTGGCGGTGTAATACCTCCTCAAGATTATCCATTTTTATTGGATGCTGGTGCCGCTGGCATCTTTGGTCCAGGAACAAAAATTGCACAAGCTGCCATTGACTTACTCACTATTTTAATTGATAGCACATCAGAATAA
- a CDS encoding GH3 auxin-responsive promoter family protein translates to MATLGNIIKGIINLTDTLSSETNHIEAQKEVLKNLLETAKETQFGEAYNFESILLSDDLQTSFADEVPYFDYNSLNEKWWYKIHNGEENVTWIGSPSYFALSSGTTGKTSKRIPVTDEMIAAIKSSGIKQVTSLNNFDLPVDFFEKDIMMLGSSTDLDEKEDHFEGEISGISASNIPFWFKGYYKPGEEIAKIEDWDERVQHIAENAKSWDIGALSGIPSWIELMMQKVIDFHHLENIHEIWPNLQVYTSGGVAFSPYEKSFKALLGKPVTVIDTYLASEGYIATQVRPETDAMQLNTENGIYFEFVPMNPDYINEDGSIKQNAPSLTLEQVETDTDYILIISTVSGAWRYLIGDTIEFTDVEKAEIKITGRTKFFLNTVGSQLSVNKMDDAINHIEEKFSTTITEYTICAKRFKDGEFYHSWYLGSDLKGDNDKIATALDDFLKEANNNYKVARSKALKGVKVAIIPVEKFHDWNDNNKKKGGQVKMERVMKEEKFADWENFVQKA, encoded by the coding sequence ATGGCAACCTTAGGAAATATTATTAAAGGAATCATCAATTTAACAGATACACTTTCATCTGAAACAAACCACATCGAAGCTCAAAAAGAGGTTTTAAAAAACTTATTGGAAACAGCTAAAGAAACTCAATTTGGTGAAGCTTATAATTTTGAATCCATTCTTTTAAGTGATGACTTACAAACTTCCTTTGCTGATGAAGTTCCTTATTTTGACTATAACTCCTTAAACGAAAAATGGTGGTACAAAATTCATAATGGTGAAGAAAATGTAACTTGGATTGGAAGTCCGTCTTATTTTGCTCTAAGTTCTGGTACCACCGGAAAAACGAGTAAAAGAATTCCGGTTACTGATGAAATGATTGCTGCTATAAAAAGTTCTGGAATTAAACAAGTTACTTCTTTAAATAACTTTGATTTGCCTGTAGATTTCTTCGAAAAAGATATTATGATGTTAGGTAGTTCTACAGACTTAGATGAAAAGGAAGATCATTTTGAGGGAGAAATAAGTGGAATTAGTGCTAGTAATATTCCTTTTTGGTTTAAAGGTTATTATAAGCCTGGAGAAGAAATTGCAAAGATTGAAGATTGGGACGAGCGTGTACAACATATTGCAGAAAATGCAAAATCTTGGGATATTGGTGCTTTAAGCGGAATACCTTCTTGGATAGAATTAATGATGCAGAAAGTTATTGATTTTCATCATTTAGAAAACATTCATGAAATTTGGCCAAATTTACAAGTGTATACTTCTGGTGGCGTTGCTTTTAGTCCTTATGAAAAAAGTTTTAAAGCTTTATTAGGGAAACCCGTTACGGTTATAGATACTTATTTGGCTTCCGAAGGATATATTGCGACACAAGTAAGACCTGAAACTGATGCAATGCAGTTAAATACTGAAAATGGTATTTATTTTGAGTTTGTACCCATGAATCCAGATTATATAAATGAAGATGGATCTATCAAACAAAATGCACCTTCTTTAACTTTAGAACAAGTTGAAACAGACACCGATTATATATTAATTATAAGTACCGTTAGTGGTGCTTGGCGTTATTTAATTGGTGATACAATTGAATTTACTGATGTAGAAAAAGCAGAAATTAAAATTACAGGTCGTACAAAATTCTTTTTAAATACTGTTGGTTCTCAATTATCCGTCAATAAAATGGATGATGCGATAAACCATATAGAAGAAAAATTTTCAACAACAATTACAGAATATACCATTTGTGCAAAACGGTTTAAAGATGGTGAGTTTTATCATTCTTGGTATTTAGGTTCCGATCTAAAAGGTGATAATGATAAAATTGCAACAGCTTTAGATGATTTTCTAAAAGAAGCAAATAATAATTATAAAGTTGCAAGAAGTAAAGCCTTAAAAGGTGTAAAGGTTGCCATAATTCCTGTTGAAAAATTTCATGATTGGAATGATAATAACAAGAAAAAAGGTGGACAAGTAAAAATGGAGCGTGTAATGAAAGAAGAAAAGTTTGCCGATTGGGAAAATTTTGTTCAAAAAGCATAA
- a CDS encoding acetolactate synthase large subunit, with protein MKTSDIIIKSLENEGVAYIFGLPGEENLDVLESIRKSNKIKLILTRHEQGAGFMAATYGRLTGKPGVCMSTLGPGATNLMTPAAYAQLGAMPMVMLTGQKPIKESKQGKFQIVDILEMMQPLTKFSKQITYGKNASAIIREAFRVSQEERPGAVHIEIPEDVSKEVVQNPQYFNVNKSKIPSANTNSILEAKEMILSAKKPLLLIGAGANRKRASKALTNFVDQLEIPFFNTQMGKGIIDERNPLYLGTAALSSNDFLHEAIEAADLIINVGHDTIEKPPFVMNADDNRKVIHINFFAAEVHEVYFPQLNVIGDIATSIHQLTKELASNAKKWNIDFFIKVKENVLRHLSKYEEDNRFPILPQRLVKITRNILPEDGIVTLDNGIYKIWFARNYPAYAQNTLLLDNALATMGAGFPSAIMTKELYLNKKVISVNGDGGFMMNSQELETAVRMDLDLVIIILNDNAYGMIEWKQEGEGFPKFGLEYNNPDFVKYAESFGAIGHRPKSVLEFEEILTKTLSLKGVHVIDLAVDYSLNHEILNVLLSKNSKK; from the coding sequence ATGAAAACTTCAGATATAATTATAAAATCTTTAGAGAATGAAGGCGTAGCATATATATTTGGCTTACCTGGTGAAGAAAATTTAGACGTGTTAGAATCCATCAGAAAATCTAATAAAATAAAACTAATATTAACTAGGCATGAACAAGGTGCCGGATTTATGGCAGCAACCTATGGTCGATTAACCGGTAAACCAGGAGTTTGCATGTCTACTTTAGGACCCGGTGCAACCAATTTAATGACGCCTGCTGCTTATGCGCAATTAGGTGCAATGCCAATGGTAATGTTAACGGGACAAAAACCGATAAAAGAAAGCAAACAAGGTAAATTTCAAATTGTAGACATTTTAGAGATGATGCAACCGCTTACAAAGTTTTCTAAACAAATAACCTATGGCAAGAATGCTAGTGCTATAATTAGAGAAGCATTTAGAGTTTCTCAAGAAGAAAGACCTGGTGCAGTGCATATAGAAATTCCGGAAGATGTTTCTAAAGAAGTCGTACAGAATCCACAGTATTTTAATGTGAATAAGTCCAAAATTCCTTCTGCAAATACAAACTCCATCTTAGAAGCAAAAGAAATGATTCTTTCAGCAAAAAAACCGTTATTATTAATTGGTGCTGGTGCAAATAGAAAAAGAGCCAGTAAAGCTTTAACTAATTTTGTAGATCAATTAGAAATTCCTTTTTTTAACACACAAATGGGTAAAGGAATTATTGATGAAAGAAATCCGCTTTATTTAGGAACTGCCGCTCTATCTTCTAACGATTTTTTACATGAAGCCATAGAAGCAGCAGATTTAATTATAAATGTTGGTCATGATACCATAGAAAAACCACCATTTGTTATGAATGCCGATGACAACAGAAAAGTGATTCACATTAACTTTTTTGCAGCAGAAGTTCATGAAGTTTATTTTCCGCAGTTAAATGTAATTGGAGATATTGCAACAAGTATACATCAATTAACAAAAGAGCTAGCATCGAATGCAAAAAAATGGAATATAGATTTTTTTATAAAAGTAAAAGAGAATGTATTGCGTCATTTATCTAAATATGAAGAAGACAATCGCTTCCCAATACTACCTCAGCGTTTAGTAAAAATTACAAGGAATATTTTACCCGAAGACGGAATTGTAACACTAGACAACGGAATTTATAAGATATGGTTTGCCAGAAATTACCCTGCTTATGCACAAAACACCTTACTTTTAGACAATGCTTTGGCAACAATGGGTGCCGGTTTTCCTTCGGCAATTATGACAAAAGAATTATATCTTAATAAAAAAGTTATTTCTGTAAATGGTGATGGTGGTTTTATGATGAATTCGCAAGAATTAGAAACTGCTGTTCGAATGGATTTAGATTTGGTAATTATTATTTTAAATGATAATGCCTACGGAATGATTGAATGGAAACAAGAAGGAGAAGGATTCCCTAAATTTGGACTAGAATATAACAACCCAGATTTTGTAAAATATGCAGAAAGTTTTGGAGCTATAGGGCACAGACCAAAATCTGTATTAGAATTCGAAGAAATTTTAACAAAAACATTAAGCTTAAAAGGAGTACATGTAATTGATTTAGCCGTAGATTATTCTCTAAATCATGAAATATTAAATGTATTACTAAGTAAAAATTCTAAAAAATAA
- a CDS encoding NAD-dependent succinate-semialdehyde dehydrogenase encodes MKTITTINPATEAEITSYNRISKKETTDKIAKANDTYKTWKKTSLDERSKLMHKLANIFDENKEKYAQLATQEMGKIIEQSRKEIEKCALICRYYADNIDELLADKIVETEASKSYVTFKPLGVTLAIMPWNFPFYQVIRFAAPAVMTGNTGVLKHASNVQDCAFALEEAFTEAGFPEGVFTNLNVASDAIEAIIEDKNIVAVTLTGSEPAGRSVAKIAGKNLKKTVLELGGSDAYIILEDVDLEKATDLATFGRLQNNGQTCIAAKRFIVLEEIYDDFLKLFTKKMKAAKMGAPTDEDVYYGPMARIDLRNEIHKQVEKTVKQGGKLILGGKIPDRKGAYYPATILADLKPGMTAFDEELFGPVASVIKAKNEEHAIELANNSTFGLGSGVFTNNTKRGEKIALQLEAGNSFVNKLVTSDPRLPFGGIKNSGYGRELSSYGIREFVNTKSIWID; translated from the coding sequence ATGAAAACGATCACCACGATCAATCCTGCTACAGAAGCAGAAATTACTAGTTATAACAGAATTTCAAAAAAAGAAACAACAGATAAAATTGCAAAAGCGAACGATACTTATAAAACTTGGAAAAAAACAAGTTTAGACGAACGCTCTAAATTGATGCACAAACTAGCAAATATCTTTGATGAAAACAAAGAGAAATATGCACAATTGGCCACCCAAGAAATGGGGAAAATAATTGAACAATCTCGTAAAGAAATAGAAAAATGTGCTTTAATCTGTAGATATTATGCAGATAATATTGATGAATTATTAGCCGATAAAATAGTAGAAACTGAAGCAAGTAAAAGTTACGTAACATTTAAACCTTTAGGAGTTACTTTAGCCATAATGCCATGGAATTTCCCTTTTTATCAAGTTATTCGTTTTGCTGCTCCTGCAGTAATGACAGGAAATACAGGTGTTTTAAAACACGCATCTAACGTACAAGATTGTGCCTTTGCTTTAGAAGAAGCCTTTACAGAAGCAGGTTTCCCCGAAGGAGTTTTTACAAACCTAAATGTAGCATCAGATGCCATAGAAGCAATTATTGAAGATAAAAACATTGTTGCAGTAACATTAACTGGAAGTGAACCTGCAGGACGTTCCGTTGCTAAAATTGCTGGAAAAAACTTAAAAAAGACCGTTTTAGAATTAGGTGGAAGTGATGCTTACATTATCCTTGAAGACGTAGATTTAGAAAAAGCTACAGATTTAGCAACATTTGGACGACTACAAAATAACGGGCAAACTTGTATTGCTGCAAAACGTTTTATTGTTTTAGAAGAAATTTATGATGACTTCTTAAAACTCTTTACAAAGAAAATGAAAGCTGCAAAAATGGGAGCTCCAACAGACGAAGATGTTTATTATGGCCCTATGGCGCGTATAGATTTACGTAACGAAATTCATAAACAAGTAGAAAAAACAGTCAAACAAGGTGGAAAGTTAATTTTAGGAGGAAAAATTCCTGATAGAAAAGGAGCTTATTATCCTGCAACAATTTTAGCAGATTTAAAACCTGGCATGACAGCCTTTGATGAAGAACTTTTTGGACCAGTAGCTTCTGTTATTAAAGCAAAAAACGAAGAGCACGCTATAGAACTAGCCAATAATTCTACTTTTGGCTTAGGTTCTGGTGTATTTACAAATAATACTAAAAGAGGAGAAAAAATTGCTTTACAATTAGAAGCAGGAAATAGTTTTGTAAACAAATTAGTAACTTCAGACCCAAGATTACCTTTTGGAGGTATTAAAAACAGTGGTTATGGTAGAGAACTTTCTAGCTACGGAATTAGAGAGTTTGTAAACACAAAATCTATTTGGATAGATTAA
- the ccsA gene encoding cytochrome c biogenesis protein CcsA, which produces MKKIISILYSTRLMAVLFILFAVAMGVATFIENDFGTQTSKALVYNTWWFELIMLFFVINFFGNIFRYRLYKKEKWAVLMFHLSFLLILVGAGVTRYIGFEGIMLIKEGESTDKFLSETTYLNAIIDNGKVQKPEINKPMLLSAWGKNSWSYSDHFKTEDTEQDFSFELVEYIPWAERKLVEDENGIEHLFFVESSDGSRHEHWIQKGTIENIHGVLVGFDVESENASINFIEQNGNLKMVSKDDGDWFRMADQKKGNIAKDSLQNFQYLTLHNVSGLQFVIPRPAEKGVMKTTSGPKDDKKLDVVVVDIKSNGQTERVELTGGKFNSQGSKEVTVGGLNFRVLYGAKILETPFSIKLNDFQLEKYPGSESAASYASEVTVIDGDETFDYRIFMNHILDHKGYKFFQSSYDLSGPVEETHLSVNHDFLGTFITYLGYSFLYTGLICILFAKNTRFDDLKKGLKKIRKKKMTLSVIAVLMFSSFSFAQHAPHKESKITDHQIDSILQANLVDVHHAESFNKLVIQDAGGRMKPAHTFASELVRKVSKTETFNGMQPSQVLLSIIENPRLWFEVPVIYLEKGNTHIRESLSLSKDAEYARLSDFITPTGSYKIKEEVAEAQKKNVKNKFEKDLIKIDQRVGLLYSAIGGGILRIYPIPNDDNNTWVSQPESSTAGFKATDSVFVRQSLPVYIQLLQEAKKSNDYTKADQILDGIKKFQQKFGSEVYPSEKQISLEISYNKHQPFQKLVKYYGLVSLLLIIFVLWQIFNSKKWINYTVKGLIAIIIGLFIVHNLSLIARWYISGNAPWTNAYESIIFVAWATMLFGLFIGRKSALTIAAAAFLTAITLFFAGQNWLDPAIANIQPVLNSWWLLVHTSIIVASYGPLSLAMILGIFALFLMVFTTKKNKNKMDLNIKEITIINEMAMTVGLVMLTIGNFLGGMWANESWGRYWGWDPKETWALVSIMIYAFVLHMRLIPGLRGRYTINLWSIIAYFSIMMTYFGVNFYLAGLHSYASGDRVITPTTVYYSVGFTIILGILAWFKYKKYYKK; this is translated from the coding sequence ATGAAAAAAATTATTAGTATTCTCTACTCGACTCGTTTAATGGCCGTTTTATTTATCCTTTTTGCGGTTGCAATGGGAGTTGCAACATTTATAGAAAACGATTTTGGCACGCAAACCTCTAAAGCACTTGTTTATAACACCTGGTGGTTTGAACTAATTATGCTGTTCTTTGTTATTAATTTCTTTGGAAACATCTTTAGATATAGATTGTATAAGAAAGAAAAATGGGCCGTTTTAATGTTTCATTTATCTTTTTTATTAATTCTTGTTGGTGCAGGAGTAACCCGTTATATTGGTTTTGAAGGTATTATGTTAATTAAAGAAGGAGAATCTACCGATAAATTCTTATCTGAAACCACTTATTTAAACGCTATCATTGATAATGGTAAGGTACAAAAGCCAGAAATAAATAAACCAATGTTATTATCTGCTTGGGGTAAAAATTCTTGGTCCTACTCAGATCACTTTAAAACCGAAGACACAGAACAAGATTTTAGTTTTGAGCTTGTTGAATACATTCCTTGGGCTGAAAGAAAATTAGTAGAAGATGAAAATGGAATTGAACATTTGTTTTTTGTAGAATCTTCGGATGGAAGCCGTCATGAACATTGGATTCAAAAAGGAACAATTGAAAATATTCACGGAGTTTTAGTTGGTTTTGATGTTGAGAGCGAAAATGCTTCTATTAACTTTATAGAACAAAATGGAAACTTAAAAATGGTTTCTAAAGATGATGGTGATTGGTTTAGAATGGCAGATCAGAAAAAAGGTAATATTGCTAAAGACTCTCTACAAAACTTTCAATATTTAACTTTACACAATGTGTCGGGTTTACAATTTGTAATTCCAAGACCAGCAGAAAAAGGTGTCATGAAAACTACTAGTGGCCCTAAAGACGATAAAAAACTAGACGTTGTTGTTGTAGACATTAAAAGTAATGGCCAAACTGAAAGGGTAGAATTAACAGGAGGTAAATTTAACTCTCAGGGTTCTAAAGAAGTTACTGTTGGAGGACTAAATTTTAGAGTATTATATGGTGCAAAAATTTTAGAAACACCTTTTTCAATAAAACTAAATGACTTTCAACTAGAAAAATACCCAGGGTCTGAAAGTGCTGCGTCTTACGCCAGTGAAGTAACCGTAATAGATGGAGATGAAACTTTTGATTATAGAATTTTTATGAATCACATTTTAGACCACAAAGGCTATAAATTCTTCCAATCTAGTTACGACTTGTCTGGACCAGTAGAAGAGACACATCTTTCTGTAAATCATGATTTTTTAGGCACATTCATTACCTACCTAGGGTATTCTTTCTTATACACAGGTTTAATTTGTATTCTATTTGCTAAGAACACTCGTTTTGACGACTTAAAAAAAGGATTAAAAAAGATTAGAAAGAAAAAAATGACTTTATCTGTTATTGCAGTATTAATGTTTTCTAGTTTTAGTTTTGCGCAACATGCTCCGCATAAAGAAAGCAAAATTACAGACCATCAAATAGACTCAATACTACAAGCTAATTTAGTAGATGTTCATCATGCTGAAAGCTTTAATAAATTGGTTATTCAAGATGCTGGAGGTAGAATGAAACCTGCTCATACTTTTGCTTCTGAATTGGTTAGAAAAGTAAGTAAGACAGAAACTTTTAATGGAATGCAACCGAGTCAAGTTTTATTATCTATAATAGAAAATCCAAGACTTTGGTTTGAAGTACCTGTTATTTATTTAGAAAAAGGAAATACACATATTAGAGAATCTTTAAGTTTATCTAAAGATGCAGAATATGCTCGTTTATCAGATTTTATAACGCCAACTGGTTCTTATAAAATAAAAGAAGAAGTTGCTGAAGCTCAAAAGAAAAATGTAAAAAATAAATTTGAGAAAGATTTAATTAAAATAGATCAACGTGTTGGTTTATTATACAGCGCAATTGGTGGTGGTATTTTACGTATTTATCCAATTCCTAATGATGATAATAATACCTGGGTTTCTCAACCAGAAAGTTCTACGGCAGGTTTTAAAGCTACAGATTCTGTTTTCGTTCGTCAATCTTTACCTGTTTACATTCAACTTTTACAAGAAGCAAAAAAGAGCAACGATTATACAAAAGCAGATCAAATTTTAGACGGAATTAAAAAGTTTCAACAAAAATTTGGATCTGAAGTATACCCTTCAGAAAAACAAATTAGTTTAGAAATTTCTTATAACAAACATCAACCTTTTCAAAAACTAGTAAAATACTACGGTTTAGTAAGTTTACTTTTAATAATTTTTGTTTTGTGGCAAATTTTCAATTCTAAAAAATGGATTAATTATACAGTAAAAGGATTAATAGCAATTATAATTGGGTTGTTTATTGTTCATAATTTAAGTTTAATTGCCCGCTGGTATATTAGCGGAAATGCACCTTGGACAAACGCTTATGAATCAATTATTTTTGTTGCTTGGGCAACAATGTTATTCGGTTTATTTATAGGAAGAAAATCTGCTTTAACAATTGCAGCTGCTGCATTTTTAACAGCAATTACATTGTTTTTTGCTGGTCAGAACTGGTTAGATCCAGCAATTGCAAACATACAACCTGTTTTAAATTCTTGGTGGCTTTTAGTACATACCTCTATAATTGTAGCCAGTTACGGACCTCTTTCATTGGCTATGATTCTTGGAATTTTTGCTTTATTTCTAATGGTTTTTACAACCAAAAAGAACAAAAACAAAATGGATTTGAATATTAAAGAAATTACAATTATTAACGAAATGGCAATGACCGTTGGTTTGGTAATGTTAACTATCGGTAACTTTCTTGGAGGTATGTGGGCTAATGAAAGCTGGGGAAGATACTGGGGTTGGGACCCAAAGGAAACTTGGGCCTTAGTTTCTATTATGATCTATGCTTTTGTTTTACACATGCGTTTAATACCTGGTTTACGAGGTAGATACACTATAAATTTATGGTCTATAATAGCCTATTTTTCTATTATGATGACGTATTTTGGAGTAAACTTCTACTTAGCAGGCTTACACTCGTATGCAAGTGGGGATAGAGTTATTACGCCAACTACTGTTTATTATTCTGTTGGGTTTACCATAATTCTAGGAATTTTAGCTTGGTTTAAATACAAGAAATACTATAAAAAGTAA
- a CDS encoding DUF2892 domain-containing protein: MFHKNIKLILAGLITAFAVYQFTLGNIMNGISILLLAGIFVLFYFKNEFILLAFLQLRKQNFEGTKKWLDYIKNPEAALIVKQQGYFNYLHGIILSQTNITQAEKFLRKAVKIGLPMDHDLAMAKLQLAGIAMTKRRKREATNLMAEAKKLDKHGMLKDQLKMMKDQMKKI, translated from the coding sequence ATGTTTCATAAAAATATAAAATTAATTTTAGCAGGTTTAATAACAGCTTTCGCAGTGTATCAATTTACCTTAGGTAATATAATGAACGGAATTTCTATCTTACTTTTGGCAGGAATTTTTGTGTTATTTTATTTTAAAAACGAATTTATTTTACTTGCTTTTTTACAATTACGTAAGCAAAATTTTGAAGGAACTAAAAAATGGTTAGACTATATTAAAAACCCAGAAGCTGCATTAATCGTTAAACAGCAAGGTTATTTTAATTATTTACATGGTATTATATTAAGTCAGACGAATATTACACAAGCAGAAAAATTTTTACGTAAAGCCGTTAAAATAGGTTTACCTATGGATCATGATTTAGCAATGGCTAAATTACAACTGGCTGGTATTGCAATGACAAAAAGACGTAAGCGTGAAGCAACGAACCTAATGGCTGAAGCTAAAAAATTAGACAAACACGGTATGTTAAAAGACCAATTGAAGATGATGAAAGATCAGATGAAAAAAATCTAA